TGTATCCCGGAAGATTTCCCAGGTTAGGGCTTCTGCTTTGCCGTTTACTTTTTCCAGTGCCTGATAAATAGGAACGGTACCAATGGGAACCGGAGCATTGCGGATGATCCATTCCCTGGTTTCGTGAATATTTTTTCCGGTACTCAGATCCATAATAGTATCGGCTCCCCAGCGACAGGCCCACACTGCTTTGTCTACTTCTTCCTCAATGCTGGAAGTTACAGCGGAGTTGCCGATGTTGGCGTTTACCTTTACAAGGAAATTACGGCCTATGATCATGGGCTCACTTTCCGGGTGATTGATATTGGACGGAATAATGGCTCTGCCGGCGGCTATTTCATCGCGCACAAATTCCGGCGTAATGAACCTGGCAGGGGTATTGGCGCCAAAGCTGTTGCCCGGATGTTGTTGCCACAAGGCATTGTGCTGTTCGTGAAGTTTATCGGCATACTGGTTTTCCCGTATGGCAACATACTCCATCTCCGGTGTGATAATTCCCTGTTGAGCATAGTAAAGCTGAGTGATGTTGGCGCCGGCGCTGGCACGGAGTGGTTTATGGGTGAGGCTCATCCGGGGCATTTTATCTCCCTGGGTCATCAGCTGCCTGACGTAAGGGCTGAAGTATTCCGGTAGTTCTTCCACATTATTCCTGCTGCGGATCCATTCTTCCCGGATCCTCGGAATGCCGGTGGTGACGTCGATATGTACAGCCGGATCGGTGAAAGCTCCGCTGGTATCGTATACTATTACCGGAGGGTTAGGGGTGGCTGCGCCGTTCTTTCCATGTAGGCGTGTATCCGTTAACGTTATCTTCCTCATGCCTACTCTGATAGGATGAATATTACCTGGTACATAAAATTTTTCCGACGCAGGGAAAGGTGAGCAGTTGAGTGCTGCGGATTGTTGATGCATAGTTTAGCGTTTTTTTGAGATGAGATGGCCCGTTCCGTAGTTATACTACGGGGATGGGTATACGAACAAATACCAAAACGGGAAATTAACCTCCCTGTGTAGCGCGGATAATGGTAATATTATCAGCTGCGGATAGTGACTGTTGTTCCCATAGCGCTCTGGGAACCACCTGATTGTTGATGGCTACTGCGATGCCTTTTTGAGCGGAGAGCTGAATAAACTGTAAGAGTGCAGCGATAGTTGTTCCCGGCTGCACCGCATAAAGTTTATTGTTTACATGAATTTCCATGTAGTTTGGAATTTAAGGTGAAACAATAAACTTTAAGGATGTGGAAGATGAGAAAGGTTCAGTTACTTTTCCCTACGGCAGTATGAGCTGCTTCAGGTACTGAGGGTATCATCTCAGTTTATCCATATAGTTGCCTATTGAATAAACACCCCTAAAGTGTTGGTGTAAAAGTAATGGAAAAATTTAAAAATTGTATTACAAAAGATGAATTACGTATTTTTAGTTCATGGTAAGAATCAGTTTAGTGGGTTTATTGATACTGGCCGTTGCCTGCCGGAATACGGGGAAGAAGGCAGAGAAGGAAGAGTTACAGCAGGATAGCAGTCTGGTAAGTATCGCAGACAGCAGTAATGCCCGCATTACCGACAGCACCACTGCTGTTGCAGATACGCTGCATATTGATGCAGCCAGACTCATAGGTAAATGGATACAGCCGGTAGCCGGCCTGGACAAGGAAATGCAGGGTTTTCAACTGAGGAAAAACGGAACTGCCAAATCAATTAACATGTATACGCTGGTATACGAAAAATGGCAACTAACTCACGATACCCTGCTGTTATGGAATCATTCAGAAGGAGTGAAAGATACTTCCACTATTATAGATACCACCATTATCAGGGAACTGTCGGATACATCGCTGGTACTGTTTCCTGTTAAAGCTGCAGAGGGCTATATGGAGAGATACCGCCGACAGAACTGATCAGTTATACATCTGCCATAATCCTACCAGGCAGGCTACCACCGACATGAAAATACCGGCAGCCGCCATTTGCATATCGTCTATATTTTTTCTTCCGATGAACAGGGATACAAGACCTATGATGATAGATACCGCCCCGGCTGTTACTGCGTAGGCGGGCGTATGTGTAGCGAATGCGAAAGCCGCTGACAACACGCCGATAACAAGCGCTGATATACAGGCTGTTTTTGTTAATGTTGTTGAATGTTGCATATCTGTTCGGAGTTTTAATACAGGAACGGAATAATTTTTTTATCGTTGGTCTTCTACGTCTGCACTAAGCCGATTGCTGCGTTTCTTTCACGGGATGTGGTTCCCAGGGAACCCTGAGGAGGGGACCGATTTCCTGGTATCTGGGATCCCGGTATTCATCCAATCCATACTGAATAGCTAAGGTATCAGGCACTTTTATAAAAGTGCCGAATACGCGGTCCCATATAGAAAATATATTGGCATAATTGGCGTCAGTTTCCGGCTGGTAACGGCTATGATGAACCTTATGCATATCCGGAGATACGATAACCCAGCTCATGGCATTATCCAGCCATTTAGGAAGATGGATATTGGCATGATTGAACTGCGACATGAAAGCG
The genomic region above belongs to Chitinophaga sp. 180180018-3 and contains:
- the thiS gene encoding sulfur carrier protein ThiS, whose amino-acid sequence is MEIHVNNKLYAVQPGTTIAALLQFIQLSAQKGIAVAINNQVVPRALWEQQSLSAADNITIIRATQGG
- a CDS encoding lipocalin family protein, which gives rise to MVRISLVGLLILAVACRNTGKKAEKEELQQDSSLVSIADSSNARITDSTTAVADTLHIDAARLIGKWIQPVAGLDKEMQGFQLRKNGTAKSINMYTLVYEKWQLTHDTLLLWNHSEGVKDTSTIIDTTIIRELSDTSLVLFPVKAAEGYMERYRRQN